TTTCAGATGGCATTTTCCCCTTTGTTATGGGCGGGATGCAAAAGCATACGTATTACCTGACGAAGTATCTGGCCCAGGCCGGCGTAGACGTAGACCTGTATTTCACCTATCCTCCGGGCCAGGATGTCATGCCGGATCTCCATAGCCTCTTCACTGCTGAGGAAGTTGAACACATCCGAATACAGCCAATTAAACGCGCTGCACCACAGCGCTTCCCGGGCCACTATGTGTGGGAGTCGTACAAGCACAGCGAACGGATTTGGGATGTGCTCCGGCATCGGTTAGATGTAGATTTTATTTATGCCCAGGGATTCTCTGGCTGGAAAGCGATGGAGATGAAAAAGGAGCGCCCAGACATGCCTAAAATTGGCGTCAATTTTCATGGGTTTGAAATGTGGCAGAAGCCGGCCACGTTTAAAACCCGCCTTGAGCACTGGCTGCTGCGTCCTTTTGTCCGCAAAAACCTCAAGCTGGCTGATGTAGTACTGGTGCTCGGCCATAAGCTAACGCCGTTGGTAAGCCATTTACTTGATGGAAAAAAGACGGCCCTCGAGTCGGCTAATGGAGTAACTACCGATTGGCTAACAGCGTCGATTCGTAACCGGTCCCAGCAGATGCGATTTGTGTTCATGGGGCGTTATGAGCGAAGGAAAGGCATTGAAGAATTGCATGCCACGATCAAACAGCTGCTGCCCGATTTTAATTTCCAGTTCGATATAGTCGGACCGATACCCACGCACTTGCAGATCCGTTCGGACCGGGTGAAATATTGGGGTTTGGTTCGTGAGGAGCGTACGGTGCGGTCGATTCTGGCAAAAGGTGATGTGCTCGTTTGTCCGAGTTACGCAGAAGGGATGCCAACGGTAATATTGGAGGCGATGGCGTCTGGGTTGGCGATTATCGCGACGAACGTCGGCGCAGTGGGCGACCTGGTATCGGAGGACAATGGGTGGATTATTCCTCCAGGTGAAACAGCGGCCCTGCAGTCGGCAATGATTGCAGCATTAACCGACTCCAATGCAGCGCTTTCAAAGAAGCGCGCCGCCAGTTGCAAGCGGGTGCGAAATGCCTATTTGTGGCAGCGTGTCGCTGCAAAAACCATTGAAGGGATTGAGTCGGTTGTTTAACCGATAGCAATTGCCTTCGCGTGCTGATAGCACCGCAATATCCAGTATTACACTTCTAAAATTGTAATCAAATCTTACATGATGCAAATCCAACCCGCAGTATCGCGGATTGCTGTATTGTATTCTGAACTGTCAGGATACATGGCTGCCTGCCTTAAGGCGCTCAAGTCTCGTTTTGACGTTGAACTACTTGTCTATAGATGGCCCATTGCCAAAGATGCGCCATTTGACGAAAGGGATACGTTTGGCTGGATTGATGAACTCCACAGCAAAGAGGGACAACGCGCAGAAGATATCTTGCGAACTGTTGAGGCGTTTGCGCCGGACGGCATTTTTATTCCGGGCTGGATGGATCAGGATTATCTCAAGGTAGCCCGCGTGATGAAGCGCCGGCGGATTCCTGTTGTTGCCGGATCTGACACCCAGTGGCAGGGGACGCTACGGCAACGGGTGAGTAAATATCTTGCGCCGTGGTACCTCCATACAGCAATTGATGCACTGTGGGTCGCCGGCGAACGGCAGCGGCAATTTGCAAGTTATCTGGGTTACAGTGGTGCAAGGTGCTGGAGTGGGTACTATGCGTGCGATTGGGAGAAATTTGCACCTGAGCGAGAAGCTGCCAATACAGTGCCTGCGTTCCTTTATGTCGGACGGTACAGCCACGAAAAAGGGTTGGACGTCCTGGTTGATGCTTACCAGCAGTATCGCAAGACAGCAACAAATCCATGGAAATTGATCTGTGCAGGTACAGGTGATAAAAAGGCTGCCCTACAGCACATTGAAGGGATTGAAGATCGCGGCTTTGTACAGCCTGAAGCTTTGCCTGCGCTGATGAATACCGCACAGGCTTTCA
The Bacteroidota bacterium DNA segment above includes these coding regions:
- a CDS encoding glycosyltransferase family 4 protein is translated as MQIALLSDGIFPFVMGGMQKHTYYLTKYLAQAGVDVDLYFTYPPGQDVMPDLHSLFTAEEVEHIRIQPIKRAAPQRFPGHYVWESYKHSERIWDVLRHRLDVDFIYAQGFSGWKAMEMKKERPDMPKIGVNFHGFEMWQKPATFKTRLEHWLLRPFVRKNLKLADVVLVLGHKLTPLVSHLLDGKKTALESANGVTTDWLTASIRNRSQQMRFVFMGRYERRKGIEELHATIKQLLPDFNFQFDIVGPIPTHLQIRSDRVKYWGLVREERTVRSILAKGDVLVCPSYAEGMPTVILEAMASGLAIIATNVGAVGDLVSEDNGWIIPPGETAALQSAMIAALTDSNAALSKKRAASCKRVRNAYLWQRVAAKTIEGIESVV
- a CDS encoding glycosyltransferase family 4 protein; this translates as MMQIQPAVSRIAVLYSELSGYMAACLKALKSRFDVELLVYRWPIAKDAPFDERDTFGWIDELHSKEGQRAEDILRTVEAFAPDGIFIPGWMDQDYLKVARVMKRRRIPVVAGSDTQWQGTLRQRVSKYLAPWYLHTAIDALWVAGERQRQFASYLGYSGARCWSGYYACDWEKFAPEREAANTVPAFLYVGRYSHEKGLDVLVDAYQQYRKTATNPWKLICAGTGDKKAALQHIEGIEDRGFVQPEALPALMNTAQAFILPSRKEPWGVVVQEAAAVGLPLLCSTACGATVHLLQDGFNGYLFESENTGHLAESMRRLSMAPPDVRAQMGRRSRMLATQFTPERWAKTLVDGIAQLKRRQTTPAPARAVSVGAWNNVGP